A single genomic interval of Caldalkalibacillus uzonensis harbors:
- a CDS encoding UDP-N-acetylmuramoyl-tripeptide--D-alanyl-D-alanine ligase, protein MKPLIPNIPAIAITGSAGKTTTREFVASILQTKWKILKASKSRNKNQPQHTKQYVQHLKPSHQAMILEIGLGRKRGKSHFRYIQPNMGVITNIGTAHYGKLGNSLKSIAKSKSLLIKYMNPKGTLFINNDDQNSKLLETHHFKGKIVTVGIKNKADYQASHIKYLDNGMSFQVALDNQKETFFIPTFGDHNVINALFAIAVAHQLHFTPAEMRKGLKKFKSPARRLNVIPLPNQSLLIDDTFNANPQSVKAASDVLVRLGKGKKKIVVLGSMLELGQYSKKGHKEVGCYLAKKDIDAIYTYGQKAKWIGEAAIKNGFPAQNVHHFTNRQHLHNMLKKNFPHSAILVKGSHAMKMYITSEFLAEYSLRLSSTK, encoded by the coding sequence ATGAAGCCCCTTATTCCCAATATACCTGCTATAGCAATCACCGGTAGTGCTGGGAAAACAACGACCAGAGAATTTGTTGCCTCGATACTGCAAACAAAATGGAAGATTCTTAAAGCAAGCAAAAGCAGAAATAAGAACCAACCCCAACACACTAAACAATACGTCCAACATCTAAAACCCTCTCACCAGGCTATGATCTTAGAAATAGGATTGGGGCGGAAAAGAGGAAAAAGTCATTTCCGGTATATACAGCCGAATATGGGGGTGATTACAAATATAGGCACAGCCCACTACGGCAAGCTTGGAAACAGTTTAAAATCAATAGCGAAATCCAAATCTTTATTAATCAAATATATGAACCCCAAGGGTACATTGTTCATCAACAATGATGATCAGAACTCAAAATTGTTAGAAACTCATCACTTTAAAGGGAAAATCGTCACAGTAGGAATCAAAAACAAAGCCGACTATCAAGCCAGTCATATCAAGTATTTGGATAATGGCATGAGTTTTCAAGTGGCCTTAGATAATCAAAAGGAGACATTCTTTATTCCCACTTTTGGTGATCATAATGTGATCAATGCATTGTTTGCCATCGCTGTTGCCCACCAACTCCACTTTACACCCGCCGAAATGAGAAAAGGATTAAAAAAATTCAAAAGCCCAGCCAGAAGGTTAAATGTAATTCCGCTCCCTAATCAATCCCTTCTGATTGATGATACTTTTAATGCGAACCCCCAATCGGTAAAAGCAGCGTCAGATGTACTCGTCAGACTAGGCAAAGGCAAAAAGAAAATTGTCGTATTGGGAAGCATGTTAGAGTTAGGTCAGTATTCAAAGAAAGGTCACAAAGAAGTTGGGTGTTATTTAGCCAAAAAGGATATTGATGCGATTTACACCTATGGCCAAAAAGCCAAATGGATTGGGGAAGCGGCTATTAAAAATGGATTTCCAGCTCAAAACGTCCATCACTTCACAAATCGCCAGCATTTACACAACATGTTAAAAAAGAACTTTCCTCATAGTGCTATTCTAGTCAAAGGATCTCACGCTATGAAAATGTATATCACCTCCGAATTTCTTGCTGAATATAGCCTTCGTTTGTCCAGCACTAAATAA